A window from Terriglobia bacterium encodes these proteins:
- a CDS encoding glutathionylspermidine synthase family protein → MKRNTITPRSGWEKKVEEAGLVFHSPDQTYWNEAAYYSFTSAEVDMLEKTTNDLHAMCLDAVQFVIDHNRFADLKIPELAVPVIKRAWEAEPPAIYGRFDLAYDGKNPPKLLEYNADTPTSLLEAAVVQWYWLQDVFPKADQFNSIHERLIAKWKELKDYLKMPLYLTNMDTTEDTMTVAYMRDTAEQAGLTCKSILIEEIGWDQEQNYFVDLELNPIRSVFKLYPWEWLLADEFGEHTLMTYGETQWVEPIWKMVLANKGILAILWEMHPNHPNLLETYFDSARWMSTYAKKPLLAREGGNITLTTAKGTVGPTDGTYGEEGYVFQALAELPNMDGNYPVIGSWMIDQEAGGMGIRESDGPITTNLSRFVPHLFE, encoded by the coding sequence ATGAAGCGCAACACGATCACACCACGCAGCGGCTGGGAAAAGAAGGTCGAGGAAGCCGGCCTGGTGTTTCATTCGCCCGACCAGACGTACTGGAACGAGGCGGCATACTACTCGTTCACCTCCGCCGAAGTGGACATGCTGGAGAAGACCACCAACGACCTGCACGCCATGTGCCTGGACGCGGTGCAGTTCGTGATCGATCACAACCGGTTTGCCGACTTGAAAATACCCGAGCTGGCGGTGCCGGTGATCAAGCGCGCGTGGGAGGCGGAGCCGCCGGCGATCTACGGGCGCTTCGATTTGGCGTACGACGGGAAGAATCCGCCGAAGCTGCTGGAGTACAACGCGGACACGCCCACATCGCTGCTGGAGGCGGCGGTGGTGCAGTGGTACTGGCTGCAGGATGTGTTTCCCAAGGCGGACCAGTTCAACTCCATCCACGAGCGGCTGATCGCAAAGTGGAAAGAGCTGAAGGATTATCTGAAAATGCCGCTGTACCTGACCAACATGGACACCACCGAGGACACGATGACGGTGGCGTATATGCGCGACACGGCGGAGCAGGCGGGGCTGACGTGCAAGTCCATCCTGATCGAGGAAATCGGGTGGGACCAGGAGCAGAATTATTTTGTGGACCTGGAATTGAACCCGATCCGGTCGGTGTTCAAGCTCTACCCGTGGGAGTGGCTGCTGGCGGACGAATTCGGCGAGCACACGCTGATGACCTACGGCGAAACGCAGTGGGTGGAACCGATCTGGAAGATGGTGCTCGCGAACAAGGGAATCCTGGCGATCCTGTGGGAGATGCACCCGAACCATCCCAACCTGCTGGAAACGTATTTCGACAGCGCGCGCTGGATGTCCACCTACGCCAAAAAGCCGCTGCTGGCGCGCGAGGGAGGCAACATCACGCTTACAACGGCAAAAGGCACCGTCGGTCCGACCGACGGCACATACGGCGAGGAGGGATACGTTTTCCAGGCGCTGGCGGAGTTGCCGAACATGGACGGAAATTATCCGGTGATTGGGAGTTGGATGATTGACCAGGAAGCCGGCGGAATGGGGATTCGCGAGTCCGATGGGCCGATTACGACGAATTTAAGCAGGTTTGTGCCGCATCTTTTCGAGTAA
- a CDS encoding acetyl-CoA carboxylase biotin carboxyl carrier protein subunit, which translates to MVYEISIDGTPHKLELERDGNAWSCRLDGELVQADAAMTKHDVISIIIGGTQYEVKRERTATDVHYWVKNSRFAVEVRDPRSLRGRKGAAATGEGPQKLLAPMPGKVVRVILAAGSEVEAGQGVLVVEAMKMQNELKSPKKGTVKQVMVAEGASVTAGEVLAIVE; encoded by the coding sequence GTGGTTTACGAAATCTCCATCGACGGCACGCCCCACAAGCTCGAACTCGAGCGCGACGGCAACGCCTGGTCCTGTCGGCTCGACGGCGAGCTCGTCCAGGCCGACGCCGCCATGACCAAGCACGACGTCATCTCCATCATCATCGGCGGCACGCAGTACGAGGTGAAGCGCGAGCGCACCGCCACCGACGTCCACTACTGGGTCAAGAATTCGCGCTTTGCCGTCGAAGTCCGCGACCCGCGCTCGCTGCGCGGCCGCAAGGGCGCCGCGGCCACCGGCGAAGGCCCGCAGAAACTGCTGGCGCCAATGCCCGGCAAAGTGGTGCGCGTGATCCTCGCGGCGGGCAGCGAGGTCGAAGCCGGCCAGGGCGTGCTTGTCGTGGAAGCGATGAAAATGCAGAACGAACTCAAGTCGCCGAAGAAGGGTACGGTCAAGCAGGTGATGGTCGCCGAAGGCGCCTCCGTCACCGCCGGCGAAGTGCTCGCCATCGTGGAATGA